Proteins encoded in a region of the Planococcus citri chromosome 1, ihPlaCitr1.1, whole genome shotgun sequence genome:
- the LOC135835160 gene encoding luciferin sulfotransferase-like, giving the protein MANELKFLPVDEDEFKQNNSLFDRPSNPIGEVQLESTGALITKHYVLSAEKISQMEVRPDDVWVISLPRSGTTLAEEMIWLLNNNLDFEKAKAQNLSKRFMFLELVAKMKFFKGAGEFDDLDAINRAPSPRHIKSHLPLELLPKQLVGAVKPKIFYICRNPKDIAVSQFHFFQMLYRFKGTFDDFAKLFLNEKMNYQPFWSHVNAFWELSKTHPNIKMISYEAMNQNLSEVIQDVSKFLNKSVTVDDLEKLKVHLSFDNMKQNPCINKQEQFLRNKIVNEPKDVQFLRKGEINEWKKTMSPEIVELFDKWIEKNTKNSDVDTLFR; this is encoded by the exons ATGGCAAACGAACTAAAATTTCTTCCTGTCGACGAAGATGAGTTTAAACAAAATAACAGCCTTTTTGACCGACCATCAAATCCGATCGGCGAAGTTCAATTGGAAAGTACCGGCGCCTTGATTACCAAGCATTATGTTCTCTccgctgaaaaaatttcgcaaatgGAAGTGCGGCCCGACGATGTTTGGGTGATCAGTCTTCCGAGAAGTG GAACAACGCTAGCCGAAGAAATGATTTGGTTGCTGAATAACAATTTAGATTTCGAAAAAGCCAAAGCTCAGAATTTAAGCAAGAGATTCATGTTCTTAGA ATTGGTTgctaaaatgaaattcttcaaaggCGCAGGTGAATTCGACGATTTAGACGCCATTAACCGTGCCCCATCTCCTCGACACATTAAAAGCCATTTGCCACTTGAACTTTTGCCGAAGCAATTAGTTGGAGCAGTAAAACCTAAG attttctataTTTGTCGGAATCCTAAAGATATAGCGGTTTCGCAGTTTCACTTCTTTCAAATGCTTTATCGTTTTAAAGGAACGTTCGATGATTTTGCTAAActgtttttaaatgaaaaaa tgaattatcagccattttggagccatGTCAACGCTTTTTGGGAACTATCAAAAACTCACCctaatataaaaatgatttcttaTGAAGCCATGAATCAA AATTTATCAGAGGTGATTCAAGACGTATCGAAATTTCTGAATAAATCGGTTACCGTAGATGATTTAGAAAAGCTGAAGGTTCACCTTAGTTTCGATAACATGAAACAAAATCCGTGCATAAATAAACAAGagcaatttttacgaaataagATTGTCAATGAGCCAAAGGATGTACAGTTCTTGAGAAAAGGAGAAATTAATGAATGGAAGAAAACGATGAGTCCTGAAATCGTCGAATTGTTTGAtaaatggattgaaaaaaatacaaaaaatagtGATGTAGATACGTTATTTAGGTAA